The Aneurinibacillus uraniidurans genome segment ATGCTGGGATCGAAGCGATTGCCCGGTTTACTCAGATGGCATTTCCCTTTTACGTATTTATCCTTGGTTTTATTAACTTTTTCTTGATTAAACAAGCGAAAATTGAAAACGTATTTCCGTTTTTTGACCATTCTGCTGGAGAGATTGCTTATGCTACGTATTTGCAGTACGTATTTCCGATGGGGGAGGTCGTACTGTTTTCCAGTATCCTGCCATATGTGAGAGGAAAACGACCAAAGTTTTTTTCACCCTTACTGGCCATTGTAGTTAGTGGTTTGTATTTGGCATACCGTGTGTTTATAACCGTCGGGGTTCTAGGCAAAGAGACAGTAGGAATATCTACATATCCATTCATCCAGGCGATTCGTTTTATTAAAATTGGCGAATTTATTGAACGACTTGATCTGCTATTTTTAGGGATTTACATTATGATTACAGTTGTTGAATTTAGTCTTATTTTTTATATGCTCGTTCAGGGAGTGGTACAGATGACGGGGATAAAAGATCGGAAGGCGATTACATTTCCGCTTGGTCTCTTGATTATTGGCCTGTCCCAAGTATCCGTTAGTAACACACTAGACCAGACTCGATATATGTCAGAGGTTCGGTTTCTTACTTCACCCATCTGGATGTTTATCATCCCCCTGCTGCTTCTAGTGATTAGCCGGATTCGCTTTGGTAAGAGGACTACCTCAGGAGGAAAGCAGGCAGTGATACGTACAGATGAGATGCCAGAAGTGAATAAAGTTCAGACATAACCAGGCGATTTTTCGTCTGGTTTTTCATATGGCGTTCGCGTACAATGAAACACGGCTTGTGTTTTACAAATCATCGATTTTTCCTTACAATTATGAAGAATATAGGGCAGTAAGAAAGGGGTCTAGACCTGAATGATTCAAGTGAAAGACTTGCATAAATATTATGGAAGCCTGGAAGTTCTGAAGGGCATTGACTGTGTAATTAATGAGAAGGAAGTAGTCAGTGTTATCGGTCCGTCCGGGTCTGGGAAAAGTACATTTTTACGCTGCCTGAATGGGCTTGAGGAATTGACAAGCGGGCAGATTATTGTAAATGGACATAACCTGGCTGATCCAAAGGTAGACATTAACCAGGTACGTACGGAAGTAGGAATGGTATTTCAGCGCTTTAATTTGTTCCCGCACAAGACTGTGCTGGAGAACGTAATGCTCGCACCAATCAAAGTATTGAAAAAAGATAAAGAACAGACGCGTAAACGTGCTATGGAACTGCTTGGAAAAGTAGGGCTGGCTGACAAGGCAGATGTTTATCCAGATCGCCTGTCCGGGGGACAAATGCAGCGTGTAGCGATTGCGCGTGCGCTTGCGATGAATCCGAAGGTTATGCTGTTTGATGAACCGACCTCGGCACTGGATCCAGAACTCGTTGGGGAAGTACTTGCGGTTATGAAGGAGCTCGCTCAGGAAGGTATGACGATGGTTGTTGTGACACATGAGATGGGATTTGCCCGCGATGTGTGTGATCGGGTTATTTTTATGGACCAAGGTATCATTATGGAAGAAGGCCGCCCGGAAGATGTATTTACGAATCCGAAAAATGACCGGACGCGTGAGTTCCTGCGCAAAGTAATCAATGTACCGGAGAAAGCATAACGCATGAGTGATAAAACAATTGCCTGTAGGGGATTTCTGCATGGATTTACGCATCGTTATGAGAATCCGGTCCAATACTTGCTTGCGCTCGGCGATGATACGATCGTGCTGAATGAGTGGATTGGGAAGACGGTACGTATTGCATTTCTTGAGCGGATTGCTTGTATTTCGTGCGGACGCTCGATTAAGAAGACATACAATAGTGGGTACTGTTATCCGTGTTTTACGAAGCTGCCAGAGAATGACCTGTGCATTGTAAAGCCGCATGAGTGTCATCATCATCTTGGTACGTGCCGCGACCCGGAATGGGGCGAAGCGCATTGCATGATTCCACACTATGTTTATCTTGCGGTGAGCAGTGGTGTTAAGGTGGGGCTTACACGCAAACATAACGAGCGCAAGCGTTGGGTAGATCAGGGAGCGGTACGGGCGATTCCGATCGCGGAAGTGCCGAATCGTAAGCTCGCAGGAGAGCTTGAGGTTCACCTTACTCAATTTGTAGCGGATAAGACTGACTGGCGAAAAATGCTCAAGGGCGATGTGACGCTTGTTGACTTGCTTGCGGTGCGAGATGAGCTATATGCACAGTTCCCGGACGCGTTCC includes the following:
- a CDS encoding GerAB/ArcD/ProY family transporter, which gives rise to MLEDGRISWGQLFILLIVFITGLASNLTSDFALVRQDGVIADVLVIPFSIVTFLIIHELQRRHPGQTPYEYGKTILGRWGGILIGIVYLYITIEISMMLPRVFGEFVVTVLTPEIPVEAYTITMVLVGVYVVYAGIEAIARFTQMAFPFYVFILGFINFFLIKQAKIENVFPFFDHSAGEIAYATYLQYVFPMGEVVLFSSILPYVRGKRPKFFSPLLAIVVSGLYLAYRVFITVGVLGKETVGISTYPFIQAIRFIKIGEFIERLDLLFLGIYIMITVVEFSLIFYMLVQGVVQMTGIKDRKAITFPLGLLIIGLSQVSVSNTLDQTRYMSEVRFLTSPIWMFIIPLLLLVISRIRFGKRTTSGGKQAVIRTDEMPEVNKVQT
- a CDS encoding amino acid ABC transporter ATP-binding protein gives rise to the protein MIQVKDLHKYYGSLEVLKGIDCVINEKEVVSVIGPSGSGKSTFLRCLNGLEELTSGQIIVNGHNLADPKVDINQVRTEVGMVFQRFNLFPHKTVLENVMLAPIKVLKKDKEQTRKRAMELLGKVGLADKADVYPDRLSGGQMQRVAIARALAMNPKVMLFDEPTSALDPELVGEVLAVMKELAQEGMTMVVVTHEMGFARDVCDRVIFMDQGIIMEEGRPEDVFTNPKNDRTREFLRKVINVPEKA
- a CDS encoding DUF2797 domain-containing protein, whose product is MSDKTIACRGFLHGFTHRYENPVQYLLALGDDTIVLNEWIGKTVRIAFLERIACISCGRSIKKTYNSGYCYPCFTKLPENDLCIVKPHECHHHLGTCRDPEWGEAHCMIPHYVYLAVSSGVKVGLTRKHNERKRWVDQGAVRAIPIAEVPNRKLAGELEVHLTQFVADKTDWRKMLKGDVTLVDLLAVRDELYAQFPDAFQPYRIEEDEWLDIVYPILEQITKVKAYNLDKQSVIEDELIGIKGQYMIFKGGVLNIRKFSGYEVEMSV